The DNA window CGAGGATATTCTGTTCACAGACCTGGTCATGCAGTAGGAGCGCGACGCGGCAATGGCGCAGCAGAGCGACATTCTCAGCCAGGACGAAATCGACGCGCTACTGCATGGCGTCGACGATGGCGATATCGATACCGATGCGAATCCTTTTCCGGTGGACGGGAATGCGCGATCCTTCGATTTTGCCACCCAGGAGCGCATCGTCCGCGGGCGCATGCCCACGCTCGATATGATTAACGAGCGCTTTGCGCGATACCTGCGAATCCATCTCTTTAACATGCTGCGCCGCTCCTCCGAAATCTCCGTGGTTGGCGCCCGTGTCACGAAATTTTCGGAATATCTTCACGGGCTCTTTGTTCCGACGAGCCTGAACCTGGTGCGGGTCATCCCACTGCATGGAACCGGACTGTTCGTGTTCGATCCCAAGCTGGTTTTCAGTCTGGTCGACAACTTTTTCGGCGGCGACGGACGCTATTACTCCCGTATCGAGGGACGTGATTTCACGCCCATGGAACTGCGGGTGATCAAAAATCTGCTCGATGTCGCCTTCGAGGACATGCAGAAGGCATGGGAGCCGGTCATGCATCTGCAATTCGAGTTCATCAACTCGGAGGTCAATCCGCAGTTCGCCAATATCGTGAGTCCAACCGAGA is part of the Thiocystis violascens DSM 198 genome and encodes:
- the fliM gene encoding flagellar motor switch protein FliM, whose product is MAQQSDILSQDEIDALLHGVDDGDIDTDANPFPVDGNARSFDFATQERIVRGRMPTLDMINERFARYLRIHLFNMLRRSSEISVVGARVTKFSEYLHGLFVPTSLNLVRVIPLHGTGLFVFDPKLVFSLVDNFFGGDGRYYSRIEGRDFTPMELRVIKNLLDVAFEDMQKAWEPVMHLQFEFINSEVNPQFANIVSPTEIVVINDFHIELDGGGGNLHVTLPYSMIEPIREVLDTGLQSDRSGVDERWLRALKEEIPTAQVEISSVLTEATLTVQQLLDMRPGDIIPINLPESVVLNVEDIPLLRGKFGVANGSNAIKISEFINKN